From Lujinxingia vulgaris, a single genomic window includes:
- a CDS encoding tRNA 2-thiocytidine biosynthesis TtcA family protein — protein MSAAPLETPEPPRVSRPVMKLVERAVRDFALVEPGDHVAVGISGGKDSLLLAAAMLELAAREDMGFKVTLIHLDQNQPGFDREGLNAAMARLGAPLEVIDRDTHSVVQKMLKPGQIPCAICGRMRRGILNAYCAEQGYTKLAMGHHLDDAVETYFLNLLFGSRLDPLKPATPASTHPVTTIRPLILVEERKIEAWVDEVGLMPVACPVCDSFPQSSRRDVKAFWQGFSELAHRDVYASVREALYGDPAVFSDVSVESA, from the coding sequence ATGAGCGCTGCGCCCCTTGAAACCCCTGAGCCCCCCCGCGTCAGCCGCCCGGTGATGAAGCTTGTGGAGCGCGCCGTGCGCGACTTCGCGCTGGTGGAGCCCGGCGACCACGTGGCCGTAGGCATCTCCGGCGGCAAAGACTCGCTTCTGCTCGCAGCCGCCATGCTGGAGCTCGCCGCGCGCGAGGATATGGGCTTTAAGGTCACCTTGATTCACCTCGACCAGAACCAGCCCGGCTTTGACCGCGAGGGCCTCAACGCCGCGATGGCGCGCCTGGGCGCGCCGCTCGAAGTGATCGACCGCGACACCCACTCGGTGGTGCAGAAGATGCTCAAACCCGGGCAGATCCCCTGTGCCATCTGCGGGCGAATGCGCCGCGGCATCCTCAACGCGTACTGCGCGGAGCAGGGCTACACCAAACTCGCGATGGGGCATCACCTCGATGATGCCGTGGAGACGTATTTCTTAAATCTGCTCTTTGGCAGCCGCCTCGACCCGCTCAAGCCCGCCACGCCGGCGTCGACCCATCCGGTCACGACGATTCGGCCGCTGATTCTCGTCGAGGAGCGAAAGATTGAAGCCTGGGTCGACGAGGTCGGGTTGATGCCGGTGGCTTGCCCGGTCTGCGACAGCTTCCCGCAGTCGAGCCGCCGCGACGTCAAGGCCTTCTGGCAGGGATTTTCCGAGCTCGCCCACCGCGATGTGTACGCCTCGGTGCGTGAGGCCCTCTATGGCGACCCGGCGGTCTTCAGTGACGTTTCGGTTGAGAGTGCCTGA